The genomic segment CATACAGGGTGATGAACAATGCATACCATAATCCTTGGCGCAGGTGTCGTTGGATATCAGATAGCCGAACAGCTTATCTCCGAAGGGAAAGATGTAGTGATATTTGAAAAGAATCCCGAACGTGCCAAATTCATATCTGAACATCTTGACTGCATGGTAATAAATGATGATGGCACCAATTTATCTTCGTTAAAACGTGCAGGGACCAAAGATGCCTCAATTTTTATTAGTGCAACCAACTCCGATGAAGTAAATATGATAGCCTGTGGTCTTGTTGCCAGTGAATTTAATGTCCCGCTGAAAATTGCCCGTGTCCGTAATATTGACTATTCTAAATCAAAGATTATGGGAAAAGCCTTCTTAGGCATTGACCTGATTGTCAATTCAGAAGTTGAAACAGCTCGACAGATAGCAAACACTATTGCACTTGGTGCAGATAGTGATGTTATGTTCTTTGAAAATACTGACCTTCAGATGCGCAACATAGTAATAACCAGAGGGTCATACTTTGCCAATAAAACAGTTAAGGAAATACGCAAAGGAATTTCTGAACCATTTCTTATTTCAGGGATAATGCGCAATAATGACTTTTTAATTCCAACAGGCGATACTTTAGTCTGCGAGGGTGATAATATCTATTTACTGGCAACACAAAAGAATTTTACTCGTATTTTTATACAAGTGGGTAAAAAGCAGGAAAAGATTGACCGCATTGTAATTATTGGTGGAGGTCGTGTTGGGTCTCTTGCATGCCAATATTTAATTAGAACTGGAAGAAAAATAACTGTAGTTGAAACTGATTATGAACGATGCAAATTCTTAGCTGATAAATTTCCGGATGCGCTTATCCTGAATGCTGATATTTCTGATGAAAGTGTTTTCCATGAAGAAGAAATAGCAAAACATGACCTTATAGTTACTGTCACCGATAATCAGGAACTCAATATGCTTATCAGCCTTTATGCAAAAAGCATGGGGATCAAACGGTCAATTGCTCTTGTCACAAATTCAAGCTATTTGGCCATTGCTTCACGATTAGATATTGACGTAACAGTTAATCCTAAACTCAGTACCGTTGATGCAATAATGAAATTTATCAGAAGAGGGAATATAAAAAGTTTACATAGCATTTTTCATGGACGAGCTGAAGTTATTGAATTTTCAGTTGATGAAAAGAATCCTTTAGTTGGCAAACCTCTCAAAGATATGCAATTCCCTGAAAATTCCATTATTCTTTCAGTTGTACGAAATAACAAAAATATTTTACCTCATGGAAACATTGTTATAGAGCCTAATGATCTTGTTATAATAATTGCAGAAAAAACATCCATACCTGAGCTTGAACGATTTATACAGGGCTAACGGAGTTTTAAGCAAGTGAATCCTTTATTGATTTTAAAAATTTTATCATTTCTTCTTATGATTGTATCTTCATTTATGGCAATACCGGCTGGCATTGCATTATTTCATGGTGAATATTCTAGCTTTCATGCTTTTGCCTTTATCATTGCAGTAGTGATACTAGTTGCTGCAATTACACTCATACTTCTTCGTCATAAAAAAGTTGAAATTCTTACAACTCGTGACGGTTTTCTTCTTGTTACGTTTAGCTGGATATCTGCTTCAATTATTGGTGCTTTTCCATTTTATATATCAGGATCAATACCATCGTATACTGATGCTTTTTTTGAAACTGTTTCAGGTTTTACAACAACAGGTGCTTCAATTCTAACCGATATTGAATCTTTGCCCAGATCACTACTTTTTTGGCGCTCACTAACACACTGGCTTGGTGGCATGGGTATAGTAGTTCTTGCCGTAGCAATACTACCCATGATGGGTATTGGTGGGCTACAGCTTATTCGCGCTGAAGCTCCTGGTCCAACAGTTGACAGGATTTCTCCCCGTATTACTAAAACTGCAAAAACATTATGGTTATTATATATTGGATTTACTTTTCTTGAAACTCTGTTACTTATGATTGGGGGAATGGATTTATTTGATAGCCTTTCTCATACATTTGGTACACTGGCAACAGGAGGCTTTTCAACAAAAAATGCAAGCGTAGGGCATTTCAATTCAGCCTATATTGACGGTGTCATTACCGTTTTTATGCTTATTGCTGGAATAAACTTTTCACTGCACTATCGTTTATTGACAGGAAGATTCAAATCACTTGTTCGCGATACAGAATTAAAAGTTTATTTATTAATATTTATTACATCAACAACATTAATAGCCCTCTCATTGTATGGTACTACCTATCAAACTATAGGAGAATGTGTACGGTTTGCATCATTTCAGGCTGCTAGTATCCTGACTACAACCGGATTTGCAACAGCTGATTATGAACAATGGGTCCCATTTGCTCATACAATTCTTTTCATCCTTATGTTTGTTGGAGGGTGTTCTGGTTCTACTGGTGGTGGCATAAAGGTTGTACGGCTTGTTATACTTTTAAAACAGGCA from the Spirochaetota bacterium genome contains:
- the trkA gene encoding Trk system potassium transporter TrkA; translated protein: MHTIILGAGVVGYQIAEQLISEGKDVVIFEKNPERAKFISEHLDCMVINDDGTNLSSLKRAGTKDASIFISATNSDEVNMIACGLVASEFNVPLKIARVRNIDYSKSKIMGKAFLGIDLIVNSEVETARQIANTIALGADSDVMFFENTDLQMRNIVITRGSYFANKTVKEIRKGISEPFLISGIMRNNDFLIPTGDTLVCEGDNIYLLATQKNFTRIFIQVGKKQEKIDRIVIIGGGRVGSLACQYLIRTGRKITVVETDYERCKFLADKFPDALILNADISDESVFHEEEIAKHDLIVTVTDNQELNMLISLYAKSMGIKRSIALVTNSSYLAIASRLDIDVTVNPKLSTVDAIMKFIRRGNIKSLHSIFHGRAEVIEFSVDEKNPLVGKPLKDMQFPENSIILSVVRNNKNILPHGNIVIEPNDLVIIIAEKTSIPELERFIQG
- a CDS encoding potassium transporter TrkG gives rise to the protein MNPLLILKILSFLLMIVSSFMAIPAGIALFHGEYSSFHAFAFIIAVVILVAAITLILLRHKKVEILTTRDGFLLVTFSWISASIIGAFPFYISGSIPSYTDAFFETVSGFTTTGASILTDIESLPRSLLFWRSLTHWLGGMGIVVLAVAILPMMGIGGLQLIRAEAPGPTVDRISPRITKTAKTLWLLYIGFTFLETLLLMIGGMDLFDSLSHTFGTLATGGFSTKNASVGHFNSAYIDGVITVFMLIAGINFSLHYRLLTGRFKSLVRDTELKVYLLIFITSTTLIALSLYGTTYQTIGECVRFASFQAASILTTTGFATADYEQWVPFAHTILFILMFVGGCSGSTGGGIKVVRLVILLKQALNEMKLLIHPRGVFALKISGNMVKKNIVYAVMGFFFLYIMILLVVTFVIAFDGHNITTSFSTALATLGNIGPGFANVGPTKNYLFYESYIKWVLSFAMIIGRLELYTVLVICIPHFWKR